A section of the Acidobacteriota bacterium genome encodes:
- a CDS encoding 5-deoxy-glucuronate isomerase: METTQHPITAESCIVRQTHARKGRTLAVAPGATAARHLYYGRIILNATDEPIHFATGERETSLICLNGRATVQANGNAFELGRYDALYIPRDCDVAVTAATASCDLAEISAPVAGRYPLQQVSFADVQRDPALHFKTGGQGAERELNILIGKNVEAGRLLAGVTFSKPGNWTSWPPHEHAAMLEEAYLYIDMPSPAFGIQLVYTNPQEPEVATIVREGDVVLMPGGYHPNVAAPGGQINFLWMMAANREGEDRQFGVVNVQPEYATGGSGLEASGAGR; encoded by the coding sequence ATGGAAACCACACAACACCCAATCACTGCTGAAAGCTGTATTGTGCGCCAGACGCACGCCCGCAAAGGTCGCACATTGGCAGTCGCGCCGGGGGCGACCGCCGCGCGCCATCTCTACTACGGACGCATCATCCTCAACGCCACAGATGAACCGATTCATTTTGCAACCGGCGAACGGGAAACCAGCTTGATTTGTTTAAACGGGCGGGCGACGGTTCAAGCCAACGGCAACGCATTCGAGTTGGGGCGCTATGATGCACTCTACATTCCGCGCGACTGTGATGTCGCAGTCACAGCAGCAACGGCAAGCTGTGACCTCGCGGAAATTTCCGCGCCGGTTGCCGGTCGCTACCCTTTACAACAGGTTTCATTCGCAGATGTGCAACGCGACCCGGCTTTGCATTTCAAAACCGGCGGGCAAGGGGCTGAACGCGAATTGAATATTTTAATCGGCAAAAACGTCGAAGCCGGAAGATTGCTTGCCGGTGTGACCTTCAGTAAACCGGGAAACTGGACTTCCTGGCCCCCGCATGAACACGCAGCCATGCTCGAAGAAGCCTATCTCTACATTGATATGCCGTCGCCCGCCTTTGGCATTCAACTGGTTTACACCAATCCGCAGGAACCGGAAGTGGCAACCATCGTGCGCGAAGGCGATGTGGTGTTGATGCCCGGAGGCTATCATCCGAATGTTGCCGCGCCCGGCGGGCAAATCAATTTTTTGTGGATGATGGCAGCCAATCGTGAAGGTGAAGATCGGCAGTTTGGTGTCGTCAATGTGCAGCCTGAATATGCCACGGGTGGTTCCGGGCTTGAGGCATCAGGGGCAGGGAGATAA